In a single window of the Bacillus clarus genome:
- a CDS encoding FeoB-associated Cys-rich membrane protein gives MMVNIIIGAIIFGYAAYTLVNFVKRSKKGKCAACSVSKSCQSKTCSPDMEQIAHK, from the coding sequence ATGATGGTCAATATTATAATTGGAGCTATCATTTTTGGTTATGCAGCATATACGTTGGTTAATTTTGTGAAGAGAAGTAAAAAAGGAAAATGCGCAGCATGTTCTGTAAGTAAGTCGTGTCAGTCGAAAACTTGTAGTCCAGATATGGAGCAAATTGCCCATAAGTAG
- a CDS encoding lipoprotein BA_5634 family protein, giving the protein MKKLVGIGLAAAISLGVLSGCSLLGEKANGLVLYGTEDQVQQIADKNKKDVKEKDVYKMKVATLGGKKVLVMNTKTGEELVKKELLKKVEKNDETKAIDKLPAVTAEQGVLFAKEKVENATLDRAKLKYEGNTIIGDGRSYGDMFAIVDDAAYGNVKGEEKSVGVLKFDKDPSKELPGANGVDASQLVKIKK; this is encoded by the coding sequence ATGAAAAAATTAGTAGGAATCGGATTAGCAGCAGCAATTTCATTAGGAGTATTGTCAGGTTGTTCTTTATTAGGAGAAAAAGCGAACGGCTTAGTATTATACGGAACAGAAGATCAAGTTCAGCAAATCGCAGATAAAAACAAAAAAGATGTAAAAGAAAAAGATGTATATAAAATGAAAGTTGCAACACTTGGAGGTAAAAAAGTACTTGTAATGAATACAAAAACTGGTGAAGAACTCGTAAAGAAAGAATTGCTTAAGAAAGTTGAAAAAAATGATGAAACAAAAGCAATTGATAAGTTACCAGCTGTAACAGCAGAACAGGGTGTGTTATTTGCAAAAGAAAAAGTTGAAAATGCTACACTTGATAGAGCTAAATTAAAGTATGAAGGTAATACAATTATCGGTGACGGTCGTTCTTATGGAGATATGTTCGCCATCGTTGATGATGCGGCATATGGAAATGTAAAAGGTGAAGAAAAATCTGTAGGTGTACTGAAATTTGATAAAGATCCTAGCAAAGAGTTACCTGGAGCAAATGGAGTAGATGCATCACAACTTGTAAAAATTAAAAAGTAA